In one Cervus elaphus chromosome 9, mCerEla1.1, whole genome shotgun sequence genomic region, the following are encoded:
- the LOC122699109 gene encoding HIG1 domain family member 1A, mitochondrial-like, with amino-acid sequence MASDTDISISSYNEDQGSKIIQKSREAPFVPVGMAIVAYGLYRLKNRGSTKMSIHLIHMHVAAQGFVVTAMTL; translated from the coding sequence ATGGCAAGCGACAcagatatttctatttcttcatataATGAAGATCAGGGATCTAAAATCATCCAAAAATCTAGAGAGGCACCATTTGTCCCTGTTGGAATGGCAATTGTTGCATATGGATTATACAGATTGAAGAACAGGGGAAGTACTAAAATGTCTATTCACCTGATCCACATGCATGTGGCAGCCCAAGGCTTTGTTGTGACAGCAATGACTTTATGA